Part of the Meiothermus cerbereus DSM 11376 genome, GGCGTCCATGGGGGGAGTATAGCAAGCCGTACCCCTCCCCACTTGAGGCTCGGGAACGAATGCAAAACTTTTGTCTGGTGCGGTTGTGGAGAGAACAGGAACAACCAGCTCTGCCAAGGCCAGCATCAGCAAAGTGGAACATTTCAGAATGTGGTACGATTTCATTATGAAACACCCCGTGGTGCAACAAGCCGTACAGCTAGGGGTCAAAGGGCGCCTGGTGCTACCCGCTGGGGTGCGTAGGGTTTTACGGCTGCGGGAGGGGGATCGTCTGCTGTTGCGGCTCTGGGACGATGGGGTGATCGAGCTGGTCAAGGCGGAGGAAGTTGTGCTGGGAAGCAAGGGTCTTTTGCAACGCCTCTACCCTGCTTTGAAGGAAAAAGCGCTGGCTCAAGAGCTGATCCAGGAACGGCGCAGGGAGGCCCGGCAGGAATGAGCGTGGTGCTGGATGCCTCGGCCTTGCTGGCCTACCTCAACCAGGAGGCGGGGGCCGAGGAAGTCGCTCGGCAGATGGTTGGAGGCGGCTTTATTAGCGCCGTCAATCTGGCCGAGGTTTACAGCAAGGTGACCGAGTGGGGCCAGGACGCGCACCTGCTGGAGCAGGCCCTGGTGCGGCAGGGTTTGCTGGGGGGTGTGTTGGAGGTGGTGCCCTTCGGCCCTGAAGACGTTCACCTCGTGGCAACGCTACGACCCCTGACCAAAGCCCAGGGGCTATCCCTGGGGGATCGGGTCTGTCTGGCCTTGGCTATGCGGCTGAAACTGCCAGCCATCACCACCGACAGCGCATGGAACAACCTGGAGGCAGGAGTTGAGGTGCGGGTCGTGCGTTAGGGCAAACCCCGCCGGTAGGTCAGCGCCTCCGCCAGGTGGGCCTCCTGGATGCGCTCCGACCCCGCGAGGTCGGCGATGGTGCGGGCTGTCCGCAGGATGCGGTCGTAGCTCCTTGCGGTGAGGGCTAAGCGTTTAGTAGCCGCTTGCAAGAGGGCTTCACTGGAGGGGGAAAGCACCGTGTGCTGGCGCAGCGCTCTACCGAAGAGTTCGCTATTGAGCTTCCCCTGGCGGGCCTTCATCCTCTCCCTTGCCGCCAGCACCCGTTCCCGCACCGCGGCGGTGGACTCCCCTTCGGGGGCCCGGGACAGCTCCTGCGGCGTCAGGCGCGGCACCTCTTCGCTTCCTAAGGGCAGCCAGGTCAGGGCTTGCAGGTCGGGACCAAGAAGTTGACGGTCTTTACAGCTCTTTGCCCTAGATGGAAGCTCCAAAGCCACGGGTGCGATAAGCCCGATTTTGTGCACCTCCAGGGCCTTGCTCAGGGGTTGCTTGACCCGACCGGCCCCACTGGGATGATTAA contains:
- a CDS encoding AbrB/MazE/SpoVT family DNA-binding domain-containing protein — encoded protein: MKHPVVQQAVQLGVKGRLVLPAGVRRVLRLREGDRLLLRLWDDGVIELVKAEEVVLGSKGLLQRLYPALKEKALAQELIQERRREARQE
- a CDS encoding type II toxin-antitoxin system VapC family toxin, whose product is MSVVLDASALLAYLNQEAGAEEVARQMVGGGFISAVNLAEVYSKVTEWGQDAHLLEQALVRQGLLGGVLEVVPFGPEDVHLVATLRPLTKAQGLSLGDRVCLALAMRLKLPAITTDSAWNNLEAGVEVRVVR